Proteins encoded together in one Lathyrus oleraceus cultivar Zhongwan6 chromosome 5, CAAS_Psat_ZW6_1.0, whole genome shotgun sequence window:
- the LOC127082419 gene encoding uncharacterized protein LOC127082419, with the protein METLQALQAQVLQLQKDNERYRCMEKCSSQLKETSEKASINCQNKFPEGISSCQLYLSSPTYRLVGKGKVHNTSGDLLHHRPLPDGHLKVSVDVVLDKDALLPIPDIVSETTLLRDAIGSFVAWPLDLIFIDDETPTKPASKDKGILRHNESVASQKEVFAQGSQQLSQKIGSRQKNKRDLPVTSLPKKGAFVPRYQISLETLVDSSDMATAGAIRLLDMEEDIFGYSCTETIGKEDLEHIFRHQELGVGVIHTYIRFLYDNFMRGNDQLSNRFRFVSSSLVNKALICREPDSCREYLVKRFMASSTNNLYLWPYNSGCHWLLLAIDPLKEVVYFLNSIDGEWTNYPDMKQLVDTSIKVFRSQRQARVPRTKSSNITWIKVQCPLQRNGIDCGYFVMRFMREIINMNQIEIPITISYDSK; encoded by the exons atggAGACGTTGCAGGCATTACAAGCGCAAGTTCTTCAATTGCAAAAGGATAATGAGAGATATAGGTGTATGGAAAAGTGCAGTTCACAGTTGAAAGAAACTAGTGAGAAAGCCAGTATCAATTGTCAAAAtaaatttcccgag ggcatttcatCTTGTCAGCTATACTTATCGTCACCGACTTATCGCctagttggcaagggaaaagtgcacaacacttcgggaGATTTACTTCACCATAGACCGCTCCCGGATGGACACCTTAAAGTATCGGTTGATGTTGTATTAGATAAGGATGCGTTGCTACCGATACCTGACATTGTTTCAGAGACAACATTGCTGCGAGATGCAATAGGATCATTTGTTGCATGGCCCTTGGATCTCATTTTCATTGATGATGAG ACGCCTACAAAACCCGCATCTAAGGATAAAGGGATTTTGCGGCACAACGAgtctgttgcatcacaaaaagaG GTATTTGCTCAAGGGTCACAACAACTGAGCCAGAAAATTGGTAGTCGACAGAAAAACAAAAGGGATCTTCCAGTGACTTCTTTGCCAAAAAAAGGTGCTTTTGTGCCTCGATACCAGATATCTCTTGAAACACTTGTTGACTCATCAGATATGGCAACGGCTGGTGCTATTCGCTTACTGGATATGGAGGAAGATATCTTTGGTTATTCATGCACTGAAACAATCGGAAAAGAAGATCTGGAACATATTTTTCGGCATCAAGAATTAGGCGTCGGTGTTATACACACATACATCCG GTTCTTGTATGACAATTTCATGCGCGGGAATGATCAATTGTCAAACAGATTCCGTTTCGTGTCTTCCTCCCTGGTCAACAAAGCATTAATTTGTAGGGAACCGGATTCATGTAGAGAGTACTTAGTCAAGAGATTCATGGCCAGCAGTACAAACAACTTGTATCTTTGGCCGTATAATTCAGG GTGTCACTGGTTGTTGCTTGCTATTGATCCTTTAAAAGAAGTGGTATATTTTCTGAATTCGATAGATGGTGAATGGACAAATTATCCGGATATGAAGCAATTAGTTGATAC atCAATAAAAGTGTTCCGATCTCAAAGACAAGCTCGAGTACCACGTACTAAATCCAGCAACATTACGTGGATAAAAGTGCAG TGTCCTCTACAGCGCAACGGTATCGATTGCGGATACTTTGTAATGAGGTTTATGAGGGAAATCATTAATATGAATCAAATAGAGATTCCAATCACG ATTAGTTATGACTCCAAATAG